Proteins found in one Paenibacillus borealis genomic segment:
- a CDS encoding DUF3139 domain-containing protein, giving the protein MTLLAGGIYFSVTGLPHKKSQIASEVREYLVQTRFYPAADIEEIRGCYSFKSGDYEAEVRFTDEPNVNYTYAKVKGDFRLVGTSSLHGNHMDETFY; this is encoded by the coding sequence ATGACTCTATTGGCCGGAGGGATATATTTCTCTGTTACCGGATTGCCTCATAAGAAAAGTCAGATTGCAAGTGAAGTGAGGGAATATCTGGTTCAGACAAGATTTTATCCGGCAGCAGATATTGAGGAGATCCGGGGATGCTACAGCTTCAAATCGGGCGACTACGAAGCAGAGGTGCGATTTACAGATGAGCCCAATGTGAATTATACGTATGCCAAAGTGAAAGGGGACTTCAGACTTGTCGGAACTTCCAGCCTCCACGGGAATCATATGGATGAAACATTCTATTGA
- a CDS encoding SDR family NAD(P)-dependent oxidoreductase, protein MAKLEGKVALITGGNSGIGLSAAKLFVAEGARVVITGRNPVSLQAAVEELGAEHAIAVQADATDPQSAVKAVNAAIEAFGRLDVVYANAGIAASTPLGSTDLATFEEVLKINVTGVFFTVQAALPHLKAGASVILTGSVLAKAGRPGNSAYAASKGAVSSMTKVLASELSPLGIRVNNIAPGATRTPIWGQSAMDNWSQVEAGMSRSIPLGRAGDPEEVAKVALFLASDDSSYIQGADIAVDGGAGSSPLGAPVYQQNA, encoded by the coding sequence ATGGCGAAGCTTGAAGGGAAGGTTGCATTGATTACAGGAGGAAATAGCGGAATCGGGTTGTCTGCCGCCAAATTGTTTGTAGCTGAAGGTGCCAGAGTAGTGATTACCGGCCGCAATCCGGTATCTTTACAGGCGGCGGTAGAAGAGCTGGGCGCGGAGCATGCGATTGCGGTTCAGGCGGATGCAACTGATCCGCAGAGTGCCGTTAAGGCTGTGAATGCAGCCATTGAGGCATTCGGCAGACTGGATGTTGTCTATGCCAATGCAGGTATAGCGGCTTCAACCCCGCTCGGCAGCACGGACTTGGCGACTTTCGAGGAAGTGCTCAAGATTAATGTGACCGGTGTCTTCTTCACCGTTCAGGCGGCGCTGCCTCATCTGAAGGCCGGGGCATCGGTCATTCTGACCGGCTCCGTATTAGCCAAAGCCGGAAGACCCGGCAACTCCGCATACGCCGCCAGCAAGGGTGCTGTCAGCAGCATGACCAAAGTGCTGGCTTCGGAACTCTCACCGCTCGGCATCCGGGTTAACAACATTGCCCCTGGCGCAACGCGCACCCCCATCTGGGGACAATCTGCGATGGATAATTGGAGCCAGGTAGAAGCGGGCATGTCGCGTTCGATTCCGCTGGGCCGTGCGGGGGATCCGGAAGAGGTTGCCAAGGTGGCGCTGTTCCTGGCCTCGGATGATTCCTCTTATATCCAAGGCGCAGATATCGCTGTAGACGGCGGAGCGGGCAGTTCTCCGCTGGGCGCACCGGTTTACCAACAGAACGCATAA
- a CDS encoding tetratricopeptide repeat protein translates to MGVDSLYDQGEEAYARGEFVQALALFTEEWEFGHSGDCLNYMGCCHLSLGEYPEAVSCFERLRQKSPEWERPVFNLGRVYFRLGELDKAFHYYEAALGMNPASEDALYYMGTYYYEVGDYVQARQCYEQSLKLNEAQPEPHLNLGMCYVRMSDSKSALKEFERAYELDPSCYDAVRNKGLVLQDMRKFKAALNAFGLAAKIRPDETECMTDIIYCYAKLKDYETALRNQALRFIEKLEVAVAKQIPGGS, encoded by the coding sequence ATGGGAGTGGATAGTTTGTACGATCAAGGTGAAGAAGCTTATGCCCGCGGGGAATTCGTTCAGGCGCTTGCACTGTTCACGGAGGAATGGGAGTTTGGGCATTCCGGTGACTGTCTTAATTATATGGGTTGCTGCCACTTGTCGCTGGGAGAGTATCCGGAGGCGGTTTCTTGCTTTGAACGTCTTCGGCAGAAGAGCCCGGAGTGGGAGAGACCTGTGTTTAATCTCGGGCGGGTATATTTCAGACTGGGGGAGCTGGATAAAGCTTTCCATTATTATGAGGCGGCTCTGGGAATGAATCCGGCCAGTGAAGATGCTCTTTATTACATGGGAACCTATTATTATGAGGTAGGAGACTATGTACAGGCGCGGCAATGTTATGAGCAATCCTTGAAGCTTAATGAAGCGCAGCCTGAACCCCATCTGAACCTCGGAATGTGTTATGTTAGGATGTCTGATTCCAAGTCAGCCCTGAAGGAATTTGAGAGAGCCTATGAACTGGATCCGTCCTGTTACGATGCAGTGCGCAATAAAGGTCTTGTTCTTCAGGATATGCGTAAATTTAAGGCGGCACTGAACGCATTTGGACTGGCGGCCAAGATCCGGCCTGATGAAACGGAGTGCATGACCGACATCATCTATTGCTATGCTAAACTGAAAGACTACGAGACGGCACTAAGGAATCAGGCGTTGCGCTTTATTGAGAAGCTGGAGGTTGCAGTGGCCAAGCAAATTCCTGGAGGTAGTTAA
- a CDS encoding WD40/YVTN/BNR-like repeat-containing protein has product MNWTTRLQQITLTLLTASLFTLLGWGTSASPVNAAAPAPTTAPACSTGDHGLLKELQAAHSGADTIPLSFSDVEFLSADTGRAAGNGFLIGTSDGGCHFQKIYEGQWSFEQIDFPDNVHGWALAAVNDGQAKYLIRTTDGGSTWTRLSNKAVTFERVEFLDSSKGFGYNRTSTYYTNDGGESWSLIKTPANTRGAYFTSRNSGWAVVVVPGSGYQVMRTADGGTNWKLMLKSSYAEPMYGQIYANGSQVYAVLYGGYGMSQTSYSLYGSSNSGGSWTRVIAQETAGGGPAPGSGGAKVKKGPASGSPGNLVLIGKTTAFLVGFQPAAEQVGIGLTKNNGQLWSNQGTVPGFEGTITFTDHNQGWLAVRDLNSSTLYVTKDAGATWTSKFSFETTGR; this is encoded by the coding sequence ATGAATTGGACAACCAGATTGCAGCAGATCACGTTGACTTTACTTACCGCAAGCCTATTTACTCTACTGGGCTGGGGGACATCAGCTTCTCCGGTGAACGCCGCAGCGCCTGCTCCGACCACAGCTCCGGCCTGCAGCACGGGAGATCATGGCCTGCTTAAGGAATTGCAGGCAGCACACAGCGGAGCAGATACGATCCCGCTTAGCTTCTCCGATGTAGAGTTTCTGAGTGCAGATACGGGGCGGGCAGCCGGGAACGGATTCCTGATCGGAACTTCGGACGGCGGCTGCCATTTCCAGAAGATTTATGAAGGACAGTGGAGTTTTGAGCAGATTGACTTCCCTGATAATGTTCATGGCTGGGCGCTCGCAGCGGTCAATGACGGGCAGGCTAAATATCTGATCCGGACCACGGATGGTGGCTCTACCTGGACAAGGCTGTCGAATAAGGCCGTGACCTTTGAACGCGTAGAGTTTCTTGACAGCAGTAAGGGATTCGGCTACAACCGCACATCCACCTATTATACGAATGACGGTGGAGAGAGTTGGAGCCTGATCAAGACACCTGCGAATACTCGCGGAGCGTATTTCACGAGCCGCAATAGCGGATGGGCTGTAGTCGTTGTGCCGGGCAGCGGATACCAGGTGATGCGGACAGCAGACGGCGGAACGAACTGGAAGCTGATGCTGAAATCTTCTTACGCTGAACCTATGTATGGACAAATCTATGCAAACGGCAGTCAGGTGTATGCCGTATTGTACGGCGGATACGGAATGTCGCAGACTTCTTATTCGCTCTACGGCAGCTCTAACTCCGGAGGCAGCTGGACCCGGGTGATTGCCCAGGAAACAGCGGGAGGCGGTCCGGCTCCGGGAAGCGGCGGCGCCAAAGTGAAGAAAGGGCCGGCTTCGGGCAGCCCGGGCAATCTGGTGCTGATCGGCAAAACGACCGCTTTCCTGGTAGGCTTCCAGCCGGCAGCGGAACAAGTAGGGATCGGGCTCACCAAGAACAACGGGCAGCTCTGGAGCAACCAGGGCACAGTTCCCGGCTTCGAAGGGACGATCACGTTCACCGATCATAATCAAGGCTGGCTTGCAGTGAGAGATCTGAACAGCTCGACGCTTTATGTTACCAAGGATGCAGGCGCCACCTGGACGTCTAAGTTTTCTTTTGAGACCACGGGGCGGTAA
- a CDS encoding sugar phosphate isomerase/epimerase family protein encodes MQENLRIGTLVRGAEAVQVIPQIVKHGFESFQLNFWQTIGETDLVETAARLRELAAEHNFVISAIGIYGNPLGGNIESADTLAGWEQLIEHAHLFGTDIVGGFTGRLPGSSIDESLPRFAEVFGELSKKAADKGLRIAFENCAMGGSWQKGDWNIAHNPTAWEKMFNSVPADNLGLEWEPAHQLTALIDPVPQLRKWVDKIFHVHGKDVTIGWDIIKEYGIHGPKPYVWDRTPGFGDTNWTDIITILRQGGYQGTIDIEGWHDPVYRDELEMTGQVHALNYLKHCRGGSFVPNPVV; translated from the coding sequence ATGCAAGAGAATTTGAGAATAGGTACGCTGGTCCGCGGCGCTGAGGCCGTTCAGGTCATTCCGCAGATTGTGAAGCATGGCTTCGAGTCCTTCCAATTGAATTTCTGGCAGACGATAGGTGAGACTGATCTCGTGGAGACGGCTGCGCGGCTCCGCGAGCTGGCTGCCGAGCATAATTTCGTTATCTCTGCCATCGGGATCTACGGTAATCCGCTTGGCGGCAATATCGAGAGTGCGGATACGCTGGCCGGCTGGGAACAGCTGATCGAGCATGCGCATCTGTTCGGCACGGATATTGTCGGCGGCTTCACCGGGCGGCTTCCCGGCTCTTCGATTGACGAGTCGCTCCCGAGATTCGCCGAGGTGTTCGGAGAGCTGTCGAAGAAGGCTGCGGATAAGGGGCTGCGGATTGCTTTTGAGAACTGTGCGATGGGCGGCAGCTGGCAGAAGGGCGACTGGAATATCGCGCATAACCCTACAGCTTGGGAGAAGATGTTTAATAGCGTTCCGGCAGATAATCTCGGGCTGGAATGGGAGCCTGCCCACCAGTTGACCGCGCTGATCGACCCGGTCCCGCAGCTGCGCAAATGGGTGGATAAGATCTTCCATGTGCACGGTAAGGATGTCACTATCGGCTGGGACATTATCAAGGAATACGGGATTCATGGTCCGAAGCCTTATGTATGGGACCGCACGCCCGGCTTCGGCGATACCAACTGGACCGATATTATCACCATTCTCCGCCAGGGCGGCTATCAAGGCACCATCGATATCGAAGGCTGGCATGATCCGGTCTATCGTGATGAGCTGGAGATGACCGGCCAGGTTCATGCGCTGAATTATTTGAAGCATTGCCGCGGAGGCAGCTTTGTGCCGAATCCGGTGGTTTGA
- a CDS encoding LacI family DNA-binding transcriptional regulator, producing the protein MDVNIKDIARISGVGISTVSRVINNKGLVSDATREKVLSVVKEYNYIPNSNARNLKTTQSKNIALMVKGITNPFFAIMIKEIERQVNLRGYPFLIHQVEDGTDEINAAIQLVKEKNLSGIIFMGGTYNHSEEKFKQLTVPFVLTTITTSQEVDPSIFSSVTINESKEAYKATSYLISLGHKNIGFLAKSPLLDETTGSRRLQGYKLALEENNLPYNAGLVEDCEYSPSSGFNAARRLLNRDRAVTAIFAASDTIAIGAAKAVLTAGLSIPDDISIIGFDGIEMAEYYHPALDTISQPGTEMALSSVGVLFDLISNRTNHQHIVYDAVLLKRGSCKMLKSR; encoded by the coding sequence GTGGACGTAAACATTAAGGATATCGCGCGGATATCCGGAGTCGGCATCTCGACTGTATCCAGGGTTATCAACAATAAGGGACTGGTGAGTGATGCGACCCGCGAGAAGGTTCTGAGTGTCGTGAAGGAATACAATTATATTCCGAATTCCAACGCACGGAATTTGAAAACCACGCAATCCAAGAACATTGCACTCATGGTCAAGGGGATTACCAATCCGTTCTTCGCCATCATGATTAAGGAAATTGAACGGCAGGTCAACCTGCGCGGCTATCCGTTTCTCATCCATCAGGTAGAGGATGGGACCGATGAGATCAATGCGGCGATTCAACTTGTGAAGGAGAAGAACTTAAGCGGGATTATTTTCATGGGCGGTACGTATAATCATTCCGAAGAAAAGTTCAAGCAGCTGACTGTTCCGTTTGTACTGACGACGATTACTACCTCCCAGGAAGTGGACCCGTCCATATTCTCCAGCGTAACGATCAATGAATCGAAAGAGGCCTATAAAGCCACCAGTTATTTAATCTCACTCGGACATAAGAATATCGGCTTCCTGGCCAAATCACCTTTATTGGATGAAACTACGGGCAGCCGGCGGCTTCAGGGATATAAGCTGGCATTAGAAGAAAATAATCTGCCTTACAATGCCGGGCTTGTAGAGGATTGTGAATACAGTCCGAGCTCGGGCTTCAACGCTGCACGCAGACTGCTTAACCGGGACAGAGCGGTGACCGCAATATTTGCTGCTTCCGATACTATTGCCATCGGTGCGGCCAAGGCTGTGCTTACCGCTGGCTTGTCCATCCCTGATGATATTTCGATTATCGGCTTTGACGGCATTGAGATGGCAGAATATTATCATCCTGCGCTGGATACGATCAGCCAGCCGGGTACGGAAATGGCTCTATCCAGTGTAGGGGTATTATTTGATCTTATTTCGAATCGCACAAACCATCAGCATATTGTCTATGATGCGGTATTGCTTAAACGGGGCTCCTGTAAGATGCTTAAGAGCCGGTAA
- a CDS encoding DUF3502 domain-containing protein — protein sequence MKGKKIASSLAAVLMLTGVLSACSSSNNANGNNSGSSNTPSTSTNAGGVDTSKEAKLVYYLWGSEGVTNKEILAEINKKLKADLNTTLEIKYIDWPDVATKYPLLFASGESFDLSHASPGAAVSYYTLATEGALTDITDMLDKVAPKLKAEIPEASWQNTKVNGKIYGVPSLFSEYTPAGYAYRTDLLKKYGMTEIKTIDDMVKYMDNVVANESFPPINGKAEDAQNMFRMLVDTTDMWLNAPGISLNELNLVTKSPEDYKTVFHPAFTQEFEDWAVRMREWGDKGYWGKDVLSASLGSKDNFRAANSAGYLTHAQDWIGQYGGDIKALPDSPTSFYTFAEANKKIKRKMGVDNSTVISANSSNPERSLMVIEKFMTDESYYNLIQYGIEGKHYVIEDGVKKQPEGFNEKTDGGGFSAWSLRNDKFVIPSDTENPIRKDLFAEWDKEAIDDPYNGFSFDPSNVTTEIASISNVNAQLGIQLMLGKTSKDPKAAVAEYRDQLTKAGIDKVIAEVEKQLADFVPVN from the coding sequence ATGAAAGGTAAAAAGATTGCTTCTTCTCTAGCTGCTGTCCTCATGCTTACTGGAGTGCTATCCGCTTGTTCGTCAAGCAATAATGCAAATGGAAATAATTCAGGTTCCTCGAACACTCCATCCACTTCCACCAATGCCGGAGGTGTAGACACCTCTAAGGAAGCAAAGCTGGTGTACTACCTGTGGGGCAGTGAAGGAGTTACCAATAAAGAAATTCTGGCTGAGATCAATAAGAAGCTTAAGGCTGATCTGAATACTACACTTGAAATCAAGTATATTGACTGGCCGGACGTAGCTACCAAGTATCCGCTGTTGTTCGCTTCCGGCGAATCGTTCGATCTGTCGCATGCTTCTCCGGGTGCCGCTGTGTCCTACTACACCCTGGCTACTGAAGGTGCGCTGACTGACATTACCGACATGCTGGACAAGGTGGCGCCTAAGCTGAAGGCTGAGATTCCTGAAGCCTCCTGGCAGAACACCAAGGTCAATGGCAAAATCTACGGCGTACCGAGTCTGTTCAGTGAATACACGCCTGCCGGTTATGCATACCGTACGGATCTGCTGAAGAAATACGGCATGACCGAAATTAAGACAATCGATGATATGGTTAAATACATGGATAATGTGGTTGCCAACGAATCCTTCCCGCCAATTAACGGTAAGGCTGAGGATGCACAGAACATGTTCAGAATGCTCGTAGATACTACAGACATGTGGCTGAACGCACCTGGTATCTCGCTGAATGAATTGAATCTGGTCACCAAGAGTCCGGAGGATTACAAGACCGTATTCCATCCAGCCTTCACCCAGGAATTCGAGGATTGGGCTGTGAGAATGCGTGAGTGGGGCGACAAGGGCTATTGGGGCAAAGACGTTCTGTCCGCTTCCCTCGGCAGCAAGGACAACTTCAGAGCAGCGAACTCTGCGGGTTATCTGACTCATGCCCAGGACTGGATCGGGCAGTACGGCGGGGATATCAAGGCACTGCCTGACTCTCCTACAAGCTTCTATACTTTTGCTGAAGCGAATAAGAAAATCAAACGTAAAATGGGTGTAGACAACTCGACGGTAATCAGCGCGAATTCCTCTAATCCAGAGCGCTCTCTGATGGTAATTGAGAAATTCATGACCGATGAAAGCTACTACAACCTTATCCAATACGGTATCGAAGGCAAGCACTACGTCATTGAAGATGGCGTGAAGAAGCAGCCGGAAGGCTTCAATGAAAAAACAGATGGCGGAGGCTTCTCGGCCTGGTCCCTCAGAAACGACAAGTTCGTGATTCCGAGTGATACTGAGAACCCGATCCGTAAAGACCTGTTTGCTGAATGGGATAAAGAAGCAATCGATGATCCGTACAACGGCTTCAGCTTCGATCCTTCGAATGTAACAACGGAAATCGCTTCGATCTCGAACGTCAATGCACAGCTCGGTATTCAGCTGATGCTGGGTAAAACAAGCAAAGATCCAAAAGCAGCCGTTGCAGAATACCGTGATCAGCTGACAAAAGCAGGAATTGACAAGGTCATTGCCGAAGTAGAGAAACAATTGGCAGATTTTGTACCCGTCAACTAA
- a CDS encoding carbohydrate ABC transporter permease: MKIKQDSGSVFIKVISYICITIFALFCVFPFALMISSSFMNEQEIVREGYKLIPNEVSFKAYELLLSNSSKLVDAYQVTIFITVVGTVLGLFMMSMAGFVLNRKDFKYRNFFSFLIYFTTLFSGGLIPTYILMVKHLHMKDNLFAMILPAVVGAWSIFLMRNFMKAIPDSLYESATIDGAGDFRIYWRIFMPLAVPSLATIGLFSALGFWNEWYNGMLYMDSPTKFPLQYFLQRMINQANMGSLINSGAVINTADLPTQSIKMATAVLATGPIILLYPFIQRYFVTGLTVGAVKG, encoded by the coding sequence ATTAAAATCAAGCAGGATTCCGGCAGTGTTTTCATAAAAGTGATCAGTTACATCTGCATCACGATCTTTGCACTGTTCTGTGTGTTTCCTTTTGCGCTGATGATCTCTTCCTCCTTCATGAATGAGCAGGAGATTGTCCGCGAGGGATATAAGCTGATTCCGAATGAAGTTTCCTTCAAGGCCTACGAATTGTTGCTCAGTAACTCCTCCAAGCTGGTGGATGCTTATCAGGTTACGATTTTTATCACAGTCGTAGGTACGGTGCTCGGGCTGTTCATGATGTCCATGGCCGGATTTGTCCTGAACCGCAAGGATTTCAAATACCGTAACTTCTTCTCCTTCCTGATCTATTTCACAACCTTGTTCAGCGGAGGATTGATTCCGACTTATATTCTGATGGTCAAGCATCTGCATATGAAAGACAACCTGTTCGCCATGATTCTGCCGGCTGTGGTAGGGGCGTGGTCGATCTTCCTGATGCGTAACTTCATGAAGGCGATCCCGGATTCCCTGTATGAATCAGCCACGATTGACGGTGCGGGCGATTTCCGCATCTACTGGCGGATCTTCATGCCGCTGGCGGTTCCTTCACTGGCGACTATCGGGCTGTTCTCGGCGCTGGGCTTCTGGAATGAGTGGTACAACGGGATGCTGTACATGGACTCTCCGACCAAGTTCCCGCTCCAGTACTTCCTGCAGCGCATGATCAACCAGGCGAATATGGGCAGTCTCATCAACTCGGGAGCGGTCATTAATACAGCCGATCTGCCTACCCAATCCATTAAAATGGCTACAGCCGTACTGGCCACAGGCCCGATCATTCTCCTGTATCCATTCATTCAGCGTTACTTCGTAACCGGTCTTACCGTCGGTGCTGTTAAGGGTTAA
- a CDS encoding ABC transporter permease gives MARFVHAGGNIVRELFKNKVLYLMLLPVIVYFAVFHYAVMPGAYVAFVDYKLNKGIFGSDFIGLKNFEFLVQTGELWNITKNTLLYNLVFLALGNIIQIVFAIMLSEITGKWFKKISQSVILLPNFISMVIVGVFAYNLFNFNSGFINTIISGAGLDRYEFYNDPGIWKYIIVAFKIWAGTGYGMIVYLAAITGINHDLYEAAYMDGATTWQRIRYMTLPILKPTFILLLLFGMGGILKGSFDLFYNLIGTNSVLYPQTDIIDTYVFRSLVGQFNFSMGAAVGFYQSLFGLVLVLVVNFIVRKVEPDSALF, from the coding sequence TTGGCAAGATTTGTACATGCGGGCGGAAATATCGTCCGGGAACTATTTAAGAACAAAGTGCTGTATCTCATGCTGCTGCCTGTCATTGTGTATTTCGCGGTCTTTCATTATGCGGTAATGCCCGGCGCTTATGTTGCATTCGTGGATTACAAGCTCAACAAAGGCATCTTCGGAAGTGATTTCATCGGTCTGAAGAACTTTGAATTCCTGGTGCAGACCGGAGAACTCTGGAATATCACCAAGAATACGCTGCTCTACAATCTGGTATTCCTTGCTTTAGGCAATATTATTCAGATTGTGTTTGCCATCATGTTGTCGGAGATTACCGGGAAATGGTTCAAGAAGATCTCCCAGTCCGTTATTCTCCTGCCAAACTTCATTTCGATGGTTATCGTGGGTGTGTTTGCTTACAATCTCTTCAACTTCAACTCCGGATTCATCAATACGATAATCTCGGGGGCAGGGCTGGACCGTTATGAGTTCTATAACGATCCGGGCATCTGGAAATACATTATTGTGGCCTTCAAGATCTGGGCGGGTACCGGCTACGGTATGATTGTCTATCTGGCTGCGATCACAGGGATCAACCATGATCTGTACGAGGCTGCCTACATGGATGGTGCTACTACCTGGCAGCGGATCCGCTACATGACCCTGCCTATTCTGAAGCCGACCTTTATACTGCTCCTGCTGTTCGGTATGGGCGGGATTCTCAAAGGCTCCTTCGACCTGTTCTACAATCTCATTGGCACAAACTCCGTGCTGTATCCGCAGACGGATATCATAGATACGTATGTCTTCCGCTCCCTGGTGGGACAATTTAACTTCTCGATGGGTGCTGCAGTAGGATTCTACCAATCCTTATTCGGCCTGGTCCTGGTGCTTGTGGTTAACTTTATTGTACGCAAGGTTGAACCGGACAGCGCGTTGTTCTAA